The following are encoded together in the Schistocerca americana isolate TAMUIC-IGC-003095 chromosome 6, iqSchAmer2.1, whole genome shotgun sequence genome:
- the LOC124620327 gene encoding mucin-6-like, with translation MPPQPAAPHAVSTVCVRRHHTPLDSTLSARPGLTSPQSAALHTVSTARVRRHHSPLDSTLSAPSVSDVTAACWTPPCQRRRCPTSPQPAALHAVSTVRVRRLHRPQDSTLSAPSASDVTTASCTPCCHHRPRPTSPQPAAFHAVSTVGDRRHLSALLSTLCAPSTSDVTTARWTPLCQLRPCPTSPQLARLHPLSAACVRRHHSLLHSTVAASSVSVVTTARWTPRCLHRPRPASPQNAALHAVSTVRVRRHRSLLDSTLSAPSVSDVTAACWTPPSQCRLCPTSPQPAALHAVSTDRVRRLQSFLYSTLPLHTTLSAPSASDVTAARCTPRCQHRPCPTSPQLSVLHPVSAVCVRRHHRPLHSTLSSLTASNTPPPTGLHTVSTVRVRSQHMPLHSMLTVRVRRHHSRLHSTLSVPSVSDVTTARCTPRCQHRPRPTHHSPPDSTLSAPSASDVSTCRCTQLCEHRPRPTSPQPPGLHAPAGLHAVSTVRVRRHDSLLDSTLSAPFVSDVTTAHWTLYCQHRLRPPSPKPTALHAVSAVRVRRHHSPLLFTLCAPSASDVTTARFTPRCQHRPCPKSPQPAGLHAVSSVRVRRHHSPLHSTLSAPSVSDVTTARCSLRCVHRPRPTSPQPAGLQSVTNVRIRRQHSPLDSTLSAPSTSDVTTDRCTPRCQRRPYPTSPQPAGLHAVSTVRVRRHHSPLDSTPSAPSASDVTTARWTPRCQHRRRPMSSQPTGLHTVSTVRVRRHHSQLHSMLPSPSASNFTTARCTPRCEHRPRPTSPQPAALHAVSTVRVRRHHSTVHSTLSAPSVSDVTTACYAPRCQCRLCPASSPPAAILAQSTLCSIVHVRRHHSPLHSTLSALSASDVFTAHRTPHCQHRPRPTSPLPAGLHTVSTDRVRRLHSLLYSTLSVPSVSDVTTARCAPRSQHRPGLTSPQPAAFHAVSTVCVQSHHSLLDSTLSAASVSDVTTARCTP, from the exons AtgccaccacagcccgctgcaccacacgctgtcagcaccgtctgcgtccgacgtcaccacacgccGCTGGACTCTACGCTGTCAGCACGCCCGGGTCTGACTTCACCACAGTCCGCTGCACTCCACACAgtgagcaccgcccgcgtccgacgtcaccacagcccgctggactccacgctgtcagcaccgtccgtgtccgacgtcaccgcagcttgctggACTCCACCCTGTCAGCGCCGtcggtgtccgacgtcaccacagcccgccgcactccacgctgtgagcaccgtccgcgtccgacgtcttcacagaccacaggactccacactgtcagcaccgtccgcgtccgacgtcaccacagccagctgcactccatgctgccatcaccgtccgcgtccgacatcaccacagcccgctgcattccacgctgtgagcaccgtcggtGACAGACGTCACCTCAGCGCGCTGCTCtccacgctgtgtgcaccgtccacgtccgacgtcaccacagcccgctggactccactctgtcagctccgtccgtgtccgacgtcaccgcagcttgctAGACTCCACCCTCtcagtgccgcctgtgtccgacgtcaccacagcctgctgcactccacggTGGCAGCGTCGTCCGTGTCCGTCGTCACCACAGCCCGTTGGACTCCACGCTgtctgcaccgtccgcgtccgGCGTCACCACAgaacgctgcactccacgctgtgagcaccgtccgcgtccgacgtcaccgcagcttgctggactccaccctgtcagcaccgtccgtgtccgacgtcaccgcagcttgctggactccacccagtcagtgccgcctgtgtccgacgtcaccacagcccgctgcactccacgctgtcagcaccgaccgTGTCCGACGTCTCCAGAGCTTTCTGtactccaccct cccgctgcacacaacgctgtcagcaccatccgcgtccgacgtcaccgcagcccgctgcactccacgctgtcagcaccgaccgTGTCCGACATCTCCACAGCTCTCTGtactccaccctgtcagtgccgtctgcgtccgacgtcaccacagaccgctgcactccacgctgtcatcaCTGACCGCGTCCAACACACCACCGCCcactggactccacactgtcagcaccgtccgcgtccgaagtcagcacatgccgctgcactccatgct caccgtccgtgtccgacgtcaccacagccggctgcactccaccctgtcagtgccgtctgtgtctgacgtcaccacagctcgctgcactccacgctgccagcaccgtccgcgtccaacaCACCACAGCCCAccggactccacactgtcagcaccatccgcgtccgacgtcagcacatgccgctgcactcaactctgtgagcaccgtccgcgtccaacatcaccacagccccctggactccatgct cccgctggactccacgctgtcagcaccgtccgcgtccgacgtcacgacagcctgctggactcgacactgtcagcaccgttcgtttccgacgtcaccacagcccactggactTTATACTGTCAGCACCGTCTGCGTCCGCCGTCACCAaagcccactgcactccacgctgtcagcgccgtccgtgtccgacgtcaccacagcccgctgctctttacgctgtgtgcaccgtccgcgtccgacgtcaccacagcccgcttcactccacgctgtcagcaccgtccatgtccgaagtcaccacagcctgctggactccacgctgtcagcagcgtccgtgtccgacgtcaccacagcccgctgcactccacgctgtcagcgccgtccgtatccgacgtcaccacagcccgctgctctttacgctgtgtgcaccgtccgcgtccgacgtcaccacagcccgctggactccaatctgtcaccaacgtccgcatccgacgtcaacacagcccactggactccacgctgtcagcaccgtccacgtccgacgtcaccacagaccgctgcactccacgctgtcagcgccgtccgtatccgacgtcaccacagcccgctggactccacgctgtcagcaccgtccgtgtccgacgtcaccacagcccactggactccacgccgtcagcaccgtccgcgtccgacgtcaccacagcccgctggacaccacgctgtcagcaccgtcggCGTCCGATGTCTTCACAGCccacaggactccacactgtcagcaccgtccgcgtccgacgtcaccacagccagctgcactccatgctgccatcaccgtccgcgtccaacttcaccacagcacgctgcactccacgctgtgagcatcgcccgcgtccgacgtcaccacagcccgccgcactacacgctgtcagcaccgtccgtgtccgacgccaccacagcacggtgcactccacgctgtcagcaccatccgtgtccgacgtcaccacagcctgctacgctccacgctgtcagtgccggctgtgtccggcgtcatccccgcccgctgcaatcctcgct CAGTCCACACTTTGTAGCAtcgtccatgtccgacgtcaccacagcccgctgcactccacactgtcagcactgtCCGCGTCCGACGTCTTCACAGCCCACAGGACTCCACATTGTCAGCACCGCCCtcgtccgacgtcaccactgcccgctggactccacactgtcagcaccgacCGTGTCCGACGTCTCCACAGCTTGCTGTACTCCACTCTATCAGTgccgtctgtgtccgacgtcaccacagcccgctgtgctccacgcagtcagcaccgtccgggtctgacatcaccacagcccgctgcattccacgctgtcagcaccgtctgtgTCCaaagtcaccacagcctgctggactccacgctgtcagcagcgtccgtgtccgacgtcaccacagcccgctgcaccccaTGA
- the LOC124620328 gene encoding proteoglycan 4-like, translating to MLSAPLRSDVPTARCTPRCEHRLWKTSAQPIGLRAVRTVRVRRQQSPLDIALSPPSASEITTARCTPRCQHRPSPTSPQPAALLAVSAVRVRHHHRPLPSTLSAPSGSDVTTERWTPRCQHHPCPTSPQPAPLLAPAALHAVSTVCNRRQYSPLDSTLSAPSVSKVTTARCTPRCQHRPCPTSPQPRGLNAVSTVRVRRHHSLLHPTLIAPSVSDVTTARWTQHCQHHPRPTSPQPAALHALSTIRVRRHHSPLDSTPSAPSVPDVTTAPCTPRCQHRPGLTSPQPAALQAVSTIRVQLPHSLLDSAPSAPSVCDVTTARCTLRCEHRMRPTSPQTAALHAVSTVRVRRHHNPLDSTPSAPSVSDVTKASGTPRFQQRPQLTSSQPVALKAVSTVRVGRHHSPLGTTPPLHSTLCTPSASDVTTARCTTRSQHRPCPTSPQHAVLCAFSAVCVRRHHSPLDSTLLAPSASDVTRARCTPRSQRRPCPTSPQPAAFHAVCTVRVRRHHRSLYYTQSAPSVSDVTTACCTMCFQCRLRPTTPQPAGLHTVSTVCVRRHHSPLHSTLSGPSMSDITTARSTPHCQHRPRPTSPQPAAFHAVSTVRVRRHHSPLYTTLLAPAVSDFTTARWTPRCHHRPCPTSPQAAAVHVRRHHSPLHSTLSAPSTTDVNTARLLPHCQHRLRPTSSQSDALHAVSTIRVRRHHSLLHSTL from the exons ATGCTGTCAGCACCATTAAGGTCTGACGTccccacagcccgctgcactccacgctgtgaacaCCGTCTGTGGAAGACGTCAGCACAGCCCATTGGACTCCGTGCTGTCaggaccgtccgcgtccgacgtcagcaGAGCCCGCTGGACATCGCGCTGTCACCACCATCCGCGTCCGAAATTACCACTGCCCGCTGcacaccacgctgtcagcaccgtccgtctcctacgtcaccacagcctgctgcactcctTGCTGTCAGCGCCGTCAGAGTCAGACATCACCACAGGCCGCTGccctccacgctgtcagcaccgtccgggtccgacgtcaccacagaacgctggactccacgctgtcagcaccatccgtgtccgacgtcaccacagcctgctccACTCCTCGCT cccgctgcactccacgctgtcagcaccgtctgcaACCGACGTCAatacagcccgctggactccacgctgtcagcaccgtccgtgtccaaagtcaccacagcccgctgcactccacgctgtcagcaccgtccgtgtccaacGTCACCACAGCCCCGTGGACtcaacgctgtcagcaccgtccgtgtccgacgtcaccacagcttgCTGCACCCAACACTTATAGCGCCGTCCGTGtcagacgtcaccacagcccgctggactcaacACTGCCAGCACCATCCAcgtccgacatcaccacagcccgctgcactccacgctctGAGCACCATCCGCGtaagacgtcaccacagcccgctggactccacgccgtcagcaccgtccgtgcccgacgtcaccacagccccctgcacaccacgctgtcagcaccgtccaggtctgacgtcaccacagcccgctgcactccaagcTGTCAGCACCATTCGCGTCCAACTTCCCCACAGCCTGCTGGATTCCGCGCCGTCAGCACCATCCGTGtgcgacgtcaccacagcccgctgcactctacgctgtgagcaccgtatgcgtccgacgtcaccacagaccgctgcactccacgctgtgagcaccgtccgcgtccgacgtcaccacaaccCGCTGGACTCAACgccgtcagcaccgtccgtgtccgacgtcaccaaagCCAGCGGGACACCACGCTTTCAGCAGCGTCCGCAACTGACGTCATCACAGCCAGTTGCACTCAAAGCTGTCAGCACCGTACGCGTCGGACGTCACCACAGCCCTCTGGGCACCACGCC ACCGCTGCATTCCACGCTGTGtacaccgtccgcgtccgacgtcaccacagctcgCTGTACTACACgcagtcagcaccgtccgtgtccgacgtcaccacagcatgCTGTACTATGTGCTTTCAGTgccgtctgtgtccgacgtcaccacagcccgctggactccacactgttagcaccgtctgcgtccgacgtcaccagaGCTCGCTGCACTCCACGCAGTCAGCGACGTCCGTGTCCAACGTCACCGCAGCCCGCTGCATtccacgctgtgtgcaccgtccgcgtccgacgtcaccacaggtCGCTGTACTACACgcagtcagcaccgtccgtgtccgacgtcaccacagcttgCTGTACTATGTGCTTTCAGTGCCGTCTGCGTCCGACGAcgccacagcccgctggactccacactgttagcaccgtctgtgtccgacgtcaccacagcccgctgcactccacgctgtcaggacCATCCATgtccgacatcaccacagcccgctccactccacactgtcagcaccgtccacgtccgacgtcaccacagcccgctgcatttcacgctgtcagcaccgtccgggtccgacgtcaccacagcccgctatACACCACACTGTTAGCACCGGCCGTGTCCgacttcaccacagcccgctggactcctcgCTGTCATCACCGTCCATGTCCGACATCACCACAGGCCGCTGcagtccacgtccgacgtcaccacagcccgctgcactccacgctgtcagcaccgtccacaaCCGACGTGAACACAGCCCGCTTGCTTCCACATTGTCAGCACCGTTTGCGTCCGACGTCATCACAATCtgatgcactccacgctgtcagcaccatccgtgtccgacgtcaccacagcctacTGCACTCAACGCTGTAA